In 'Nostoc azollae' 0708, the following are encoded in one genomic region:
- a CDS encoding DUF2288 domain-containing protein, with protein MSDLRSELTQNMDEAEWDWLIPHAQRDAIIVVADGLDLLDVGVAIASDNIPSVQNWIDEQLLVKPTPEQLGEWNSDHTKRFNALIVEPYVLVQEKAVLSQDNPITNWPRNI; from the coding sequence ATGTCTGATTTAAGATCAGAACTAACACAAAACATGGATGAAGCAGAATGGGATTGGTTAATTCCCCATGCACAAAGAGATGCAATAATTGTGGTAGCAGATGGGTTGGATTTGTTGGATGTGGGAGTTGCAATCGCTAGTGATAATATTCCCTCTGTCCAAAATTGGATTGATGAACAGTTATTGGTTAAACCCACACCAGAACAGTTGGGAGAGTGGAATAGCGATCACACCAAGCGGTTTAATGCCCTCATCGTTGAACCTTACGTCTTGGTGCAAGAAAAAGCCGTTTTATCACAGGACAACCCCATTACCAACTGGCCAAGGAATATCTAG
- a CDS encoding beta-ketoacyl-ACP synthase III produces the protein MQNLLKNGIAITGSGSAVPSTSLENEVLTQLVETSDEWITTRTGIRQRQLALPPESLTILATDASKQAITAAGITAADIDLILLATSTPDDLFGSACRIQAELDATKAVAFDLTAACSGFLFGLVTAAQFIRTGVYQNVLLIGADILSRWVDWQDRRTCVLFGDGAGAVILQANNSDRLLGFSLKSDGTQNHHLNLAYEGTTQQVTPDIHVPRGTYHPISMNGKEVYRFAVQKVPEVIDKALFEAHLTVDRIDWLILHQANQRIINAVADRLNIPDHKVISNVAHYGNTSAASIPLALDEAVRQGKIKPNDIIATSGFGAGLSWGAAIFQWAR, from the coding sequence GTGCAGAATTTATTGAAAAATGGTATAGCAATTACAGGAAGTGGCTCGGCAGTACCCTCCACTTCCTTAGAGAACGAGGTTTTAACTCAACTGGTTGAAACTTCAGATGAGTGGATAACCACAAGAACAGGAATTCGTCAACGGCAGTTAGCATTACCGCCTGAATCATTGACTATACTAGCGACAGATGCTAGTAAACAGGCTATTACCGCAGCTGGAATTACAGCAGCAGATATTGATTTAATTTTGCTGGCAACCTCTACCCCTGATGACCTATTTGGTAGTGCTTGTCGCATTCAAGCAGAATTAGACGCAACGAAAGCAGTCGCCTTTGATTTAACAGCAGCTTGTTCTGGTTTCTTATTTGGACTAGTTACAGCAGCCCAATTCATCAGAACTGGTGTTTATCAAAATGTACTGCTGATAGGAGCAGATATCCTCTCTCGGTGGGTAGATTGGCAAGATCGCCGCACTTGTGTATTGTTCGGTGATGGAGCAGGGGCGGTAATTCTACAAGCAAATAATAGCGATCGCTTATTAGGATTTTCCCTCAAAAGTGATGGTACTCAGAATCACCATCTTAACCTTGCCTATGAAGGTACAACCCAACAGGTAACACCAGATATTCACGTACCTAGAGGCACTTATCACCCCATCAGCATGAACGGCAAAGAAGTTTACCGCTTTGCCGTCCAAAAAGTACCAGAAGTTATAGACAAAGCTTTATTTGAAGCTCATCTTACCGTAGATAGAATAGATTGGCTAATCTTACATCAAGCAAATCAGCGCATTATTAATGCTGTAGCTGATCGCTTAAATATTCCTGATCATAAAGTTATCAGCAACGTTGCCCATTATGGAAATACTTCCGCTGCTTCTATTCCCCTAGCATTAGATGAAGCAGTAAGGCAAGGAAAAATCAAACCTAACGACATCATTGCTACCTCTGGCTTTGGTGCTGGACTCAGTTGGGGTGCAGCAATTTTTCAATGGGCAAGATAG
- the plsX gene encoding phosphate acyltransferase PlsX — MGSTGVRIAIDVMGGDHAPTEIVAGAMRAREELGVKILLVGDPQQIEAVMPPKINMAELEIVPAEDTITMDEEPLNAVRKKRKASINVAMDLVKKQQADAVFSAGHSGAAMASALLRLGRLPGIDRPAIGTVFPTIKAGQPVLILDVGANVDCRPKFLEQFAVMGSIYSQYVLGMPEPKIGLLNIGEEDTKGNETAFRAHQLLRDNTQINFIGNAEGRDVLSGEFDVIVCDGFVGNVLLKFAEAVGGVILQILREELPQGLRGQIGTAILKPNLKRVKQRMDHAEHGGALLLGVNGICFIGHGSSQAPSIFSAIRTAKEAVDNQVLHRLQSQYQILQSESD, encoded by the coding sequence ATGGGATCGACTGGTGTAAGGATCGCAATTGACGTAATGGGGGGAGATCATGCACCCACTGAAATCGTCGCTGGCGCAATGCGGGCGAGGGAAGAATTGGGTGTAAAAATCTTATTGGTTGGTGATCCCCAACAAATTGAGGCTGTAATGCCGCCAAAAATAAATATGGCGGAATTGGAGATTGTTCCTGCGGAGGATACCATCACCATGGATGAAGAGCCTTTAAATGCAGTTAGAAAAAAACGTAAAGCTTCCATCAACGTAGCGATGGATTTAGTTAAAAAGCAACAGGCAGATGCTGTATTCTCTGCCGGTCACTCTGGTGCAGCAATGGCATCAGCATTACTCCGGCTGGGAAGATTACCAGGAATTGACCGCCCAGCTATCGGGACAGTATTCCCTACAATCAAAGCAGGACAACCCGTATTAATACTTGATGTCGGTGCTAATGTAGATTGTCGTCCTAAATTTTTAGAGCAGTTTGCTGTCATGGGGTCAATTTATAGCCAGTATGTTTTGGGAATGCCTGAACCCAAAATAGGATTATTAAATATCGGTGAAGAAGACACCAAAGGTAATGAAACAGCCTTTCGCGCACATCAATTATTAAGGGATAATACCCAAATTAACTTTATTGGTAACGCGGAAGGCCGTGATGTATTATCAGGTGAATTCGATGTGATTGTCTGTGATGGCTTCGTAGGTAATGTTTTATTAAAATTTGCTGAAGCGGTCGGAGGAGTAATTCTGCAAATTCTGCGGGAAGAACTGCCCCAAGGGCTTCGTGGTCAAATCGGGACAGCAATTTTAAAACCCAACCTCAAGCGTGTTAAACAGCGTATGGATCACGCAGAACATGGTGGTGCTTTACTATTAGGTGTAAATGGAATTTGTTTTATTGGTCATGGTAGTTCCCAAGCACCTTCTATTTTTAGTGCTATTCGCACGGCCAAGGAAGCTGTAGACAATCAGGTATTGCACAGACTACAGTCACAATATCAAATCCTACAGAGCGAAAGCGATTAG
- a CDS encoding lysophospholipid acyltransferase family protein codes for MTREREPLISWVLYHTFKWSLLSPMLHTYFRIKIHGVEKIPQKGPVLVVSNHASYFDPPIISNCVRRPVAYMAKEELFKVPVLAQIIKIYGAYPVSRGTADRNAIRAALECLDKGWAVGVFLEGTRTPDGRITDPKKGAALIAGKAKVPFLPVSLWGTDKILQPGSAIPHAVSITVRIGKLIDPPNSTSKSELEAVTQKCATVINEMHDLGR; via the coding sequence GTGACCAGAGAACGCGAACCTTTAATTAGTTGGGTACTTTACCACACCTTTAAGTGGTCATTGCTTAGTCCCATGCTGCACACTTATTTTCGGATAAAAATTCATGGCGTGGAAAAAATCCCTCAAAAGGGTCCAGTGCTAGTAGTTAGCAACCACGCAAGTTACTTTGATCCCCCAATTATTTCTAATTGTGTACGTCGTCCAGTCGCTTACATGGCTAAGGAAGAATTGTTTAAAGTCCCTGTGTTAGCACAAATAATTAAAATATATGGTGCTTATCCAGTCAGTCGGGGTACAGCTGATCGCAATGCTATCCGTGCTGCTTTAGAATGTCTTGATAAGGGTTGGGCCGTGGGTGTATTTTTAGAAGGTACTCGTACCCCTGATGGTCGCATTACTGACCCCAAAAAAGGCGCAGCACTAATAGCTGGTAAGGCAAAAGTACCTTTTTTACCCGTCAGTTTGTGGGGTACTGACAAGATATTACAACCAGGTTCTGCAATTCCCCATGCAGTTTCCATTACTGTCAGAATTGGTAAACTAATTGATCCTCCCAATTCTACTAGTAAATCAGAATTAGAAGCAGTAACACAAAAATGTGCAACTGTAATTAATGAAATGCATGATTTAGGACGATAA
- a CDS encoding DUF2795 domain-containing protein produces the protein MAVSAIDISRSLSGIDFPANKQKLVNHARDNNANQEIIEILQEMPEREYDNMADVEHEFGQVK, from the coding sequence ATGGCAGTATCAGCGATTGATATTTCCAGAAGTCTCAGTGGCATAGATTTTCCTGCTAATAAACAGAAACTGGTCAACCATGCCAGGGACAACAATGCAAATCAGGAGATAATTGAAATTCTGCAAGAGATGCCAGAGCGAGAATATGACAACATGGCAGACGTAGAACACGAATTTGGTCAAGTTAAATAA
- the fabD gene encoding ACP S-malonyltransferase has protein sequence MTKTAWVFPGQGSQALGMGTDLLEIPSAKRRFDQAEAILGWSVSEICQNDEERLSRTLYTQPCLYVIESILADLLRERGKEPNLVAGHSLGEYIALYVAGVFDWSTGLQLVKRRAEIMDNAAGGMMAALLNFDREQLEKVISETTDVVLANDNSPAQVVISGTPDAVQAVMSQVKAKRAVPLKVSGAFHSHLMTAASEEFQTILDVTVFQTAIVPVASNVDPVPATDADILKQRLTKQMTGSVRWREIALEFPENGIEKAVEIGPGNILTALIKRTVNSVGLKNIRNTGELPH, from the coding sequence ATGACTAAAACTGCATGGGTGTTTCCCGGACAAGGTTCGCAAGCCTTGGGTATGGGAACGGATTTATTAGAAATACCATCTGCCAAAAGAAGATTTGACCAAGCTGAGGCAATTTTGGGCTGGTCTGTGAGTGAAATTTGTCAGAATGACGAAGAACGACTATCACGCACACTCTACACACAGCCATGTTTATATGTGATAGAAAGTATTCTCGCTGATTTATTACGGGAACGGGGAAAAGAACCAAATTTGGTCGCCGGTCACAGTTTAGGAGAATACATTGCTCTTTATGTTGCTGGCGTTTTTGACTGGTCAACTGGCTTACAATTAGTCAAACGCCGGGCAGAAATTATGGATAATGCTGCTGGAGGTATGATGGCAGCTTTACTCAATTTTGACAGAGAACAATTAGAAAAAGTTATTTCCGAAACGACTGATGTAGTCTTGGCAAATGATAACAGTCCGGCACAAGTTGTTATTTCTGGGACTCCTGACGCTGTACAAGCTGTAATGTCCCAAGTGAAAGCTAAACGTGCTGTTCCTTTGAAAGTTTCTGGTGCATTTCATTCACATTTAATGACAGCAGCATCAGAGGAATTTCAAACAATTTTAGATGTAACAGTTTTTCAAACAGCAATTGTTCCCGTTGCCTCAAATGTAGACCCAGTTCCCGCAACTGATGCAGATATTTTAAAGCAGCGTTTAACTAAACAAATGACTGGTTCAGTCCGATGGCGAGAAATTGCTTTGGAATTCCCAGAAAATGGGATTGAAAAAGCAGTAGAAATAGGACCTGGTAACATTTTAACTGCTTTGATTAAGCGTACTGTTAACAGCGTAGGATTAAAGAATATTCGTAATACTGGGGAGTTACCACATTAG